A genomic stretch from Chitinophaga agri includes:
- a CDS encoding M28 family metallopeptidase, translating into MKDLRYLLLLASLAAACNTGNPSAGSADDSTAIKAIDSAGLVRDINVLASDEFMGRKPFTIGEEKTLAYLEKRFREIGLKPGNGNSYLQEVPMVEIQSKPAGNLRFKGKNGSLELTYLDQYVAGTKRVQDQVAINNSEMVFAGFGIVAPEYNWNDYAGLDVKGKTVVVMVNDPGFYDSTLFKGNTHTMTYYGRWTYKFEEAARQGAAGVLIVHDILPASYGWTVVRSGWSKPKLDLQTADNNMGRAAIEGWLTLESAQKLFALAGVSDSVFNQAKRRGFKPIPLNVTASLTLNSKTRKSVSHNVAALLPGTDRKDEIIIYSAHWDHLGVGEAVKGDTIYNGALDNASGVSALLQLATAFTKLPHPPKRSVLFLAVTGEEQGLLGSEYYATHPIYPVKSTVADINMDVMNFFGRTKDITIIGKGQSELDEYAAKAAEKQGRFLIPEANPSGGWFFRSDHFNFAKVGIPALYPGSGNISLGHDSAWAPDHATMYGRDHYHSPFDQLDPSWEIAGMVEDTRFLFDVGLTLANEDKFPQWKDGSEFKARR; encoded by the coding sequence ATGAAAGACCTGCGCTATTTATTACTGCTTGCCTCGCTGGCTGCTGCCTGTAATACGGGCAATCCGTCCGCCGGCTCCGCAGATGACTCCACAGCCATTAAAGCGATCGACTCTGCCGGTCTGGTACGGGATATAAACGTACTGGCGTCCGACGAGTTTATGGGCCGTAAACCCTTTACGATAGGGGAAGAGAAAACACTGGCCTACCTGGAAAAGCGGTTTAGGGAGATCGGTCTGAAGCCAGGTAACGGTAACAGCTATCTGCAGGAAGTACCCATGGTAGAGATCCAGTCGAAGCCGGCAGGGAATCTGCGCTTCAAGGGGAAAAACGGTTCGCTGGAACTGACCTACCTCGACCAGTACGTAGCCGGCACCAAACGGGTGCAGGATCAGGTCGCGATCAATAACTCCGAAATGGTGTTCGCCGGTTTTGGTATCGTCGCCCCGGAATATAACTGGAATGACTATGCAGGACTGGACGTGAAAGGGAAAACTGTGGTCGTGATGGTGAATGATCCTGGCTTCTATGACAGCACGCTGTTCAAGGGGAATACCCATACCATGACCTACTATGGCCGCTGGACCTATAAGTTTGAAGAAGCCGCCCGCCAGGGTGCGGCAGGTGTCCTCATCGTCCATGATATACTACCCGCATCCTATGGCTGGACGGTGGTACGCAGTGGCTGGTCGAAGCCTAAACTGGACCTGCAGACGGCAGACAATAACATGGGCCGTGCGGCCATTGAAGGCTGGCTGACCCTCGAATCCGCGCAAAAGCTGTTCGCCCTGGCCGGTGTGTCCGACAGTGTGTTCAATCAGGCGAAAAGACGGGGTTTCAAGCCAATACCGCTGAACGTAACCGCTTCATTAACACTGAACAGCAAAACCCGGAAGTCCGTTTCTCATAACGTAGCAGCCCTGCTGCCTGGTACCGATCGTAAGGATGAGATCATTATCTACTCTGCCCACTGGGACCATCTCGGCGTTGGGGAAGCCGTAAAAGGGGATACTATCTACAACGGTGCCCTGGATAACGCTTCCGGTGTATCCGCATTGCTGCAACTGGCAACCGCTTTCACCAAACTGCCTCATCCGCCTAAACGCTCTGTCCTTTTCCTGGCAGTGACGGGCGAAGAACAGGGATTGTTAGGCTCTGAATATTATGCTACCCATCCGATATACCCGGTAAAATCAACGGTCGCAGATATCAATATGGACGTGATGAACTTCTTCGGCCGTACAAAAGATATCACGATCATCGGTAAGGGACAGTCCGAGCTGGATGAATATGCCGCAAAAGCGGCCGAAAAACAGGGCCGTTTCCTGATACCGGAGGCGAACCCCTCTGGCGGATGGTTCTTCCGTTCTGACCACTTTAATTTCGCAAAGGTGGGTATTCCCGCGTTATATCCTGGTAGCGGAAATATTTCTCTTGGCCATGATTCGGCCTGGGCGCCCGATCATGCGACGATGTATGGCCGTGATCATTACCATTCTCCGTTTGATCAGCTGGACCCCAGTTGGGAGATTGCAGGGATGGTAGAAGATACCAGGTTTTTGTTTGATGTGGGGCTGACGCTCGCGAACGAGGATAAGTTCCCGCAGTGGAAGGATGGTTCGGAGTTTAAGGCGAGGAGATAA
- a CDS encoding helix-turn-helix domain-containing protein has product MQHFGERLKAARKIKGWSLQDLANQTANSITKQALSKYEADLMYPSRKILLLLSAALGVKPGYFEGQPAFKLPAFEFPRKGHVPSKQIDSIKEKVKSVLERYLQTESLLNMTVRFSNPLKPFPVNSEAGAAQVAVKLLDKWDLGRGPIHNIAGMLEEKGVRMIEVDAPVTFDALSAWIDRVPLIVLHQDRPADIKRYHALYELGQLLLTIPDDADRDRICQTFAASMLLPGDTLESLLGNKRTTIAPGELMGIKEQYGLPMQVILKHAIFKEIIDKKETGAFFRMLADNKDEAGLGQYTGQERPGRLDRMIRRLMAEEVIPVGKAEAITGIPEAALKRQLEVF; this is encoded by the coding sequence ATGCAACATTTCGGAGAACGATTAAAAGCCGCACGCAAAATCAAAGGCTGGTCCCTGCAGGACCTTGCCAATCAGACTGCCAATTCCATTACCAAACAGGCTTTGAGTAAATATGAAGCCGACTTAATGTATCCCTCCCGTAAGATATTGCTGCTACTATCAGCTGCATTGGGCGTAAAACCAGGTTACTTTGAAGGACAACCGGCTTTTAAATTACCGGCATTTGAATTTCCACGTAAAGGACACGTACCATCAAAACAGATCGACAGTATCAAGGAGAAAGTTAAAAGTGTACTGGAACGCTATCTGCAAACAGAATCACTGCTCAACATGACCGTTCGGTTCAGTAACCCGCTGAAGCCGTTTCCGGTCAATAGTGAAGCCGGTGCCGCACAAGTAGCCGTTAAACTGCTGGACAAATGGGATCTTGGCAGAGGGCCTATACACAACATTGCCGGCATGCTGGAAGAAAAAGGCGTGCGCATGATCGAAGTAGACGCGCCCGTTACCTTCGATGCGCTGAGTGCCTGGATAGACAGGGTACCGCTGATCGTACTTCACCAGGATCGTCCGGCAGATATCAAGCGTTATCATGCTTTGTACGAACTCGGACAGCTATTACTGACTATCCCGGATGACGCAGACAGAGACCGGATCTGTCAGACATTTGCCGCCTCAATGCTTTTACCGGGTGATACACTGGAATCCCTGTTGGGCAATAAGCGAACCACCATTGCCCCCGGAGAACTGATGGGTATTAAAGAGCAATATGGGCTCCCCATGCAGGTGATCCTTAAACATGCCATCTTTAAAGAGATCATTGACAAAAAAGAAACGGGGGCTTTCTTCAGAATGCTGGCGGATAATAAAGACGAAGCCGGTCTGGGACAATATACCGGTCAGGAGCGGCCTGGTAGGCTGGACAGGATGATCCGCAGGTTAATGGCGGAAGAAGTGATCCCTGTGGGGAAAGCAGAAGCAATAACGGGCATTCCGGAAGCGGCGCTGAAGCGGCAGCTGGAAGTATTTTAA
- a CDS encoding PepSY-associated TM helix domain-containing protein gives MRNNTLPASRKKGPSWRKKLNAWLHLWLGLASGIIVLIVSVTGCLFVFQKEISEWVHHDTMFVTPLPQATLPVSVLQEKAQTALGKEFPIKGTYAYQDRDRAWEFMTYAQGDEHAWTIFGTTAYYKIAYVNPYTGAVTTVRDMKKDFFVIVKYMHWSLLLNDKVGQPIVGWSTFIFVILLITGLILWWPKKWNKKSREQSFKIKWSGKFKRINYDLHNVLGFYAMTVALVIALTGMVWAFKWFQTTVYVVASRSVTPPQHKQVTSDTLALPLADIHPVDVAYTAAVKQFPTAKRIGIWGSGPENTATLRLSVYWGKETFYDRDDLQFDKHSGKLLLHETSKDRNAGEKLIGMNYDIHVGAIAGLPGKILAFFASLICASLPVTGFLVWWNKGKKEKKTSKQHHRRVHQHEAVGN, from the coding sequence ATGAGGAACAACACGCTGCCTGCCAGCAGGAAAAAAGGACCTTCCTGGAGAAAAAAGCTGAATGCCTGGTTACACCTCTGGCTGGGACTGGCATCCGGTATTATCGTGCTGATTGTCAGCGTGACGGGTTGCCTTTTCGTATTTCAGAAGGAGATCAGCGAATGGGTACACCATGATACCATGTTTGTCACGCCCCTCCCGCAGGCCACCCTGCCTGTAAGTGTATTGCAGGAAAAAGCCCAGACCGCCCTTGGAAAGGAATTTCCCATAAAAGGTACCTACGCCTACCAGGATCGTGATCGTGCCTGGGAATTTATGACTTATGCACAAGGCGATGAACATGCCTGGACTATTTTCGGGACAACGGCCTATTATAAGATCGCTTACGTCAATCCATATACCGGTGCCGTTACCACCGTACGCGATATGAAGAAGGATTTCTTCGTGATCGTGAAATACATGCACTGGAGCCTCCTGCTGAATGATAAGGTCGGTCAGCCGATCGTTGGTTGGTCCACTTTTATCTTTGTCATCCTCCTCATCACCGGGTTGATCCTCTGGTGGCCAAAGAAATGGAATAAGAAATCCAGGGAACAAAGCTTTAAGATCAAATGGTCAGGCAAGTTTAAACGCATTAACTACGACCTCCACAATGTATTAGGATTTTATGCGATGACTGTAGCACTGGTGATTGCCCTCACGGGGATGGTATGGGCCTTCAAATGGTTTCAGACAACTGTCTATGTAGTGGCGTCCCGTAGCGTTACACCTCCGCAGCATAAACAGGTCACTTCAGATACCCTCGCACTCCCGCTGGCAGACATACACCCCGTTGATGTGGCGTATACGGCTGCTGTGAAACAGTTCCCTACTGCCAAACGCATCGGCATATGGGGCTCCGGACCGGAGAATACCGCTACGCTGCGCCTGTCCGTATACTGGGGAAAAGAAACCTTCTATGATCGTGATGATCTGCAGTTTGATAAGCACTCCGGTAAGTTGCTACTCCATGAGACCAGCAAAGACCGCAATGCAGGAGAAAAGCTGATCGGCATGAACTACGATATCCATGTGGGCGCTATTGCCGGACTGCCAGGTAAGATCCTTGCCTTTTTTGCCAGTCTGATCTGTGCGAGTCTGCCGGTAACTGGTTTTCTGGTATGGTGGAACAAGGGGAAAAAAGAGAAGAAGACCAGCAAGCAGCATCATAGGAGAGTGCATCAGCACGAAGCCGTTGGGAATTAA
- a CDS encoding helix-turn-helix domain-containing protein: MTLPLSISTQIGQPILFTPGLPEAYSSYALQGTKPFYAVSDSFGCILFQQVGNNSYNAWVSHYIINKPTAFKVKGNVDDLLLHHTLKGNMFYELNGHESETFQHQMNIVVTPRLRHLIRFKSPGLYVALEIQIPVDELKSYHESFPVVQELLDKLSNENTITLLDQNMIAHERLRNIIQDITERQLPKAASEKYREQKTGELIIESLDMLSRYLTDANGLSAADHERGQRTEVHLLKHLQQPSPPTLKQLARFAGTNEKKLEEIFRSRHGITVYDFFQNARMRIIYRKLTETTIPLQDLAEEFGYTDYSSFSYAVKKRFSLSPRELRKNSSISS; encoded by the coding sequence ATGACCCTACCATTGTCCATTTCAACCCAGATAGGGCAACCGATATTGTTTACCCCCGGTCTGCCCGAGGCCTATTCCAGCTATGCGCTGCAGGGCACGAAACCGTTTTATGCGGTGAGTGACAGCTTCGGCTGCATCCTGTTCCAGCAGGTGGGGAATAATAGTTATAATGCGTGGGTAAGCCATTATATCATTAACAAACCAACAGCATTCAAAGTAAAAGGAAATGTGGACGACCTGCTCCTCCACCATACATTGAAGGGGAATATGTTTTACGAGCTGAATGGTCATGAAAGCGAGACCTTTCAGCACCAGATGAACATTGTTGTAACACCGCGCCTCCGTCACCTGATCAGGTTTAAATCGCCCGGGTTGTACGTTGCGCTGGAAATACAGATACCAGTTGACGAACTAAAAAGCTATCACGAAAGTTTCCCCGTTGTACAAGAGTTACTCGATAAATTATCTAATGAAAATACCATTACTCTCCTGGATCAGAATATGATAGCCCACGAGCGGCTTCGCAACATTATACAGGACATTACAGAACGCCAGTTACCTAAGGCTGCCAGCGAAAAGTACAGAGAACAGAAAACAGGAGAACTCATCATTGAATCACTTGATATGCTTTCACGTTACCTAACAGATGCCAATGGCCTGAGTGCGGCCGACCATGAAAGAGGCCAACGTACGGAGGTCCATCTGCTGAAACATCTGCAGCAACCATCACCTCCAACCCTCAAACAACTTGCGAGATTTGCCGGTACTAATGAAAAGAAACTGGAAGAGATTTTCCGGAGCCGACATGGCATTACCGTATACGATTTCTTCCAGAATGCGCGAATGCGGATCATTTACCGGAAACTCACGGAGACGACTATCCCGTTACAGGATCTCGCGGAAGAATTTGGGTATACGGACTATTCCAGTTTCTCTTATGCGGTCAAAAAACGATTTTCGTTAAGCCCAAGGGAACTGCGGAAGAACAGTAGTATCAGTAGTTAG
- a CDS encoding glycoside hydrolase family 2 protein: MKPFKSTLLFVTLCFPCLQIALAFGRGDSFSGRWGMQPVPIQTRWAKDVSPGNVLPAYPRPQMARSQWENLNGLWQYAITKWDQGMPDKFDGEILVPFAIESALSGVQKALLPTQRLWYKRQIRKPDLSGGKRVLLHFGAVDWRAAVFLNGKLLGRHMGGYQHFSFDITASLQSGENELVVTVLDPTNLGPNPSGKQSLRPRKILYTAVSGIWQTVWLETVPPTYITDLYSTPDIDAQCLNLRVNASDTTGVTVDVTAYAGNVMAGHTYGRAGRMLDLGVPFSRLWSPADPFLYHMTVRLLRHGKVIDSVTSYFGMRKIAVQKDSTGLPRLFLNNKYTFHLGVLDQGYWPEGLYTAPTDEALLFDIKTIKEMGFNTIRKHVKLEPDRWYYYADSLGMLVWQDMVPCADEDYYSTSQFEQENAENLRQLHHFPSIVMWILFNEGWGKYNQQALTEWMKQSDPSRIINGHSGENLDQYSTTPVSDRWISSDVADVHYYPGPAIAPAINGKARVLGEWGGVRVPTPGHQWAPATSWGYVQVTAERFAQRYMSMMERLKRYEQQGLSGAIYTQPYDVESEENGLMTYDRKVMKMKVEEMRKVNSLLTR; encoded by the coding sequence ATGAAACCGTTTAAAAGCACGCTTTTGTTCGTTACCCTATGTTTCCCCTGTTTGCAGATCGCCCTTGCCTTTGGTAGGGGCGATTCATTTTCCGGCCGCTGGGGAATGCAGCCAGTTCCCATACAAACCCGCTGGGCAAAGGATGTCTCCCCCGGCAATGTCCTGCCGGCATATCCCCGTCCGCAGATGGCCCGTTCCCAATGGGAGAACCTGAACGGGCTATGGCAATATGCAATTACAAAATGGGACCAGGGCATGCCCGACAAATTTGATGGGGAGATCCTGGTGCCGTTTGCCATTGAATCAGCCCTTTCCGGAGTACAGAAAGCCCTGTTACCAACGCAGCGGCTCTGGTATAAGCGGCAGATCCGGAAGCCTGATCTGTCAGGCGGGAAAAGGGTGTTACTGCATTTTGGGGCGGTCGACTGGCGGGCGGCGGTCTTCCTCAATGGCAAACTACTGGGCCGGCATATGGGTGGTTATCAGCATTTCTCTTTCGATATCACAGCGTCCCTGCAATCCGGAGAGAATGAGTTGGTCGTAACCGTGCTCGACCCGACTAATCTTGGACCCAACCCGAGCGGGAAACAATCACTCCGTCCCAGGAAGATCTTATATACTGCCGTCAGCGGTATCTGGCAGACGGTCTGGCTGGAGACCGTACCGCCGACTTACATCACTGATCTCTATTCCACTCCTGATATTGATGCCCAATGTCTTAATCTGCGGGTAAATGCATCGGATACCACCGGTGTAACAGTAGACGTTACAGCCTATGCAGGAAATGTCATGGCGGGTCATACCTATGGCCGTGCCGGCCGGATGCTGGACTTAGGCGTACCGTTTTCCCGCCTGTGGAGTCCTGCAGATCCTTTTCTGTATCATATGACGGTTCGCCTCTTACGGCACGGGAAAGTGATTGATTCTGTGACCAGCTATTTCGGAATGCGGAAAATAGCTGTGCAGAAAGATAGTACCGGCCTGCCCAGATTATTTCTCAACAACAAATATACCTTCCACCTGGGCGTATTAGACCAGGGATACTGGCCGGAAGGGTTATATACTGCCCCTACCGATGAAGCGCTGTTATTTGACATTAAAACCATTAAAGAAATGGGATTTAATACCATCAGAAAGCATGTGAAACTGGAGCCGGACAGGTGGTATTACTATGCGGACAGCCTGGGGATGCTCGTCTGGCAGGATATGGTTCCCTGTGCAGATGAAGACTATTATTCCACTTCTCAGTTCGAGCAGGAGAACGCCGAAAATCTGCGGCAACTACATCACTTCCCGTCTATTGTCATGTGGATCCTGTTCAATGAGGGCTGGGGGAAATACAATCAGCAGGCCCTTACCGAGTGGATGAAACAAAGTGATCCCTCACGCATTATCAATGGACATTCCGGTGAGAACCTCGATCAGTATAGTACGACACCGGTCAGTGACCGCTGGATCAGCAGTGATGTAGCGGATGTGCATTATTATCCGGGTCCTGCTATTGCGCCAGCTATTAATGGGAAAGCGAGGGTATTGGGTGAATGGGGTGGTGTACGTGTACCCACGCCCGGACATCAGTGGGCGCCGGCGACCAGCTGGGGATATGTACAGGTGACGGCAGAAAGATTTGCACAACGGTATATGAGTATGATGGAGCGGCTGAAGCGGTATGAGCAGCAGGGATTGTCGGGAGCGATCTATACACAACCGTATGACGTGGAGTCGGAGGAGAATGGGCTCATGACCTATGACAGGAAAGTGATGAAGATGAAAGTGGAAGAAATGAGGAAGGTGAATAGTTTGCTTACCAGATAA
- a CDS encoding alpha/beta hydrolase family protein, which yields MRYIVILLLFCQLLVVNAQKPPVTNMTYKGWEMVLNYHISDDGRYVWYTYGSELTGTTLVVRAVRGSYSRLFTGVLEAAFTADNQHIVFVSPKGLAVLQPGTADITYDKRVNNYTLPEKGDGRWLTAKMSDTLVLKDLHHDSTYYLAGVAASLFNKSGRMLLLKYKDSLIYLNLQTMQRHKIASQYKSDHLIFDHSDTAVAFTSGQQPDVQLHYFKPGMDSAGYITTARHPSLANMPLQFSPDDKSLFVKLIPERSKTPDLSYSKVVVWDYRDARLPSQLPPDPYGPFTGVVAVGGGQIRQLDNIDTSLVALPGNKYALVANVVNEEDSYWNDTQVRSYDLLLLANGYRKRIIPSPRRVTDIGISPGERFVVWFDNTTHHYMSYETSTGITRNISTAVPGCLIHDRISRLETIPYGVAGWLADDERVFIYDAFDIWQVDPAGQQPPVNITAHYGIKHQTILRIVYPQLLSTLHLNDPLLITCLDSDKRNGFMEVRLGTNVSPAPISMSPVVYHFPALVALEPPAPMKARKAGVYLLLQQSATQAPNLVVTTDFKSFHPVSDLQPQRAFNWLTAELVRWPMPGERAGTGILYKPENFDSTKQYPVIFTYYEERSNELHIFPHVRLSTGTLTIAWYVSNGYLVFVPDIYRPTGQNGPAILNTVESAARYLCHRSYVNAAKLGLQGHSFGGYETNYIIAHSDLFAAAQSSAAPSELIGLHGGLGFSGRSYHYISEVGQMNQGVSPWEDPALYMQGSPVLDAGKINTPLLMMHNKEDGAVPFLQSVALFTALRRLGKPVWLLEYKGEGHVLYDWECQADFTRRQEAFFGKYLKGEVSTFHEGSVSNEITLFK from the coding sequence ATGAGATACATTGTCATCCTGCTGCTCTTTTGTCAACTTCTTGTTGTTAATGCCCAGAAGCCGCCTGTTACCAATATGACTTACAAAGGCTGGGAGATGGTATTAAACTATCATATCTCTGATGATGGCAGATATGTATGGTACACCTATGGATCGGAGTTGACGGGTACCACACTGGTGGTGAGAGCGGTCAGGGGTAGCTACAGCAGGTTGTTTACGGGCGTACTGGAGGCTGCATTCACGGCGGACAATCAACATATAGTGTTTGTGTCTCCGAAAGGACTGGCTGTCCTGCAACCCGGTACAGCTGATATTACTTATGATAAGCGAGTAAATAACTACACATTGCCCGAAAAGGGTGATGGCCGGTGGCTGACGGCAAAGATGTCAGACACGCTGGTATTAAAAGACCTGCACCATGATTCCACCTACTATCTTGCGGGGGTAGCTGCTTCGCTGTTTAATAAATCCGGGCGTATGCTGCTGCTTAAATACAAGGACAGCCTGATCTATTTGAACCTGCAGACCATGCAGCGACACAAAATTGCCTCACAATATAAATCCGATCATCTCATTTTTGACCATTCGGACACGGCGGTTGCCTTTACGAGCGGGCAACAACCCGATGTACAGCTGCATTACTTCAAGCCCGGTATGGATAGCGCAGGATACATCACCACAGCCCGGCATCCATCATTGGCTAATATGCCCTTACAGTTTAGCCCTGATGATAAAAGTCTGTTCGTTAAACTCATACCCGAACGAAGTAAAACGCCCGATCTATCCTATAGTAAAGTAGTGGTCTGGGATTATCGCGATGCCCGGTTGCCCTCACAGCTACCCCCCGATCCTTATGGGCCATTTACCGGTGTGGTGGCTGTAGGTGGTGGTCAGATAAGGCAGTTGGATAACATTGACACATCGTTGGTAGCCCTACCGGGCAATAAGTATGCATTGGTAGCGAATGTCGTTAATGAAGAAGATAGCTACTGGAATGATACGCAAGTGCGCAGCTATGATCTCCTCTTACTAGCCAACGGGTATAGAAAGCGTATTATACCTTCACCCAGGCGTGTAACGGATATTGGTATATCTCCAGGGGAGCGTTTTGTGGTATGGTTTGATAATACTACGCATCATTACATGAGTTACGAAACCAGTACTGGTATTACGCGAAACATCAGCACTGCTGTTCCGGGCTGTTTGATCCATGACCGGATCAGCAGACTTGAAACGATTCCGTATGGCGTTGCCGGCTGGCTGGCGGACGATGAGCGGGTATTCATCTATGATGCGTTTGACATCTGGCAGGTAGATCCTGCTGGTCAGCAGCCTCCTGTGAATATTACGGCTCACTATGGCATCAAACACCAGACCATCCTACGGATCGTGTATCCACAGTTATTATCCACATTGCATTTGAATGACCCATTGTTAATCACCTGCCTGGATAGCGATAAGCGCAATGGATTTATGGAAGTCCGCCTGGGGACGAATGTATCTCCGGCGCCCATCAGCATGTCTCCTGTCGTCTATCACTTCCCGGCATTAGTGGCGCTCGAGCCACCTGCACCGATGAAAGCGCGTAAGGCGGGTGTGTACCTGTTACTGCAGCAAAGTGCCACACAGGCGCCTAATCTCGTAGTGACGACTGATTTTAAATCGTTCCACCCTGTTTCAGATCTACAACCTCAGCGTGCCTTCAACTGGCTGACTGCGGAGCTGGTCCGGTGGCCGATGCCCGGTGAGCGTGCTGGTACAGGAATTCTATACAAACCCGAGAACTTCGATAGTACTAAACAGTATCCTGTCATCTTTACCTATTACGAAGAACGCAGCAACGAACTGCATATCTTCCCGCATGTCCGGTTGAGTACAGGTACGCTGACCATCGCCTGGTATGTAAGCAACGGCTACCTGGTCTTTGTGCCGGATATATATCGCCCTACCGGGCAAAATGGTCCGGCGATACTAAATACCGTTGAATCTGCGGCCAGGTATTTATGTCACCGGTCCTATGTAAATGCCGCTAAACTCGGATTACAGGGGCATAGCTTCGGTGGATACGAGACGAATTATATCATCGCACATTCTGATTTATTTGCCGCGGCACAGTCGTCAGCTGCGCCATCGGAATTGATAGGGTTACATGGTGGACTGGGCTTCAGTGGCCGTAGCTATCATTATATATCGGAGGTAGGTCAGATGAACCAGGGGGTGAGTCCGTGGGAAGACCCGGCGTTGTATATGCAGGGATCACCGGTGCTGGATGCGGGTAAGATCAACACCCCACTATTAATGATGCATAATAAGGAAGATGGCGCCGTGCCGTTTTTACAGTCGGTGGCGTTGTTCACAGCGTTGCGGCGGTTGGGGAAGCCAGTGTGGTTGCTGGAGTATAAAGGGGAAGGGCATGTGTTGTATGACTGGGAGTGTCAGGCGGATTTTACGCGGAGGCAGGAGGCGTTCTTCGGGAAGTATCTGAAGGGGGAGGTATCTACATTTCATGAAGGGAGTGTGAGTAATGAGATCACGCTTTTTAAGTAA
- a CDS encoding TlpA family protein disulfide reductase: protein MRVLFLALLIIGMISCKEKPPRTLPKGIARELPAFKIQMMDTTVKFNTADIPKGKPVVLFFFGPDCPYCQAFTKEIVTRMNELKDVRFYLVSVADFKEIHMYDTLFKLDKYKNVTIGKDMNAFFFTYYKAPGYPYMAVYDKKKEFREIIVGSVGVDSLKKVLRS, encoded by the coding sequence ATGAGAGTATTGTTTTTAGCCCTGCTAATCATTGGTATGATCAGCTGTAAGGAAAAGCCCCCACGTACGTTACCAAAGGGAATTGCCAGGGAACTACCTGCCTTTAAGATCCAGATGATGGATACTACGGTGAAGTTCAATACGGCCGATATTCCGAAAGGGAAACCGGTGGTGCTGTTCTTTTTCGGACCTGACTGTCCCTACTGCCAGGCCTTCACGAAAGAGATCGTTACACGTATGAATGAACTAAAAGACGTGCGTTTTTATTTGGTGAGCGTAGCCGATTTTAAGGAAATTCACATGTATGATACGTTGTTTAAACTGGACAAGTATAAGAACGTCACCATTGGAAAAGATATGAATGCTTTCTTTTTTACTTATTACAAAGCACCTGGTTATCCCTATATGGCAGTATATGATAAGAAAAAGGAGTTCAGAGAGATTATTGTAGGGTCGGTGGGCGTAGATTCTTTGAAGAAAGTGCTTAGATCATAA